CCAACTTCTATTACCGCTACATCCACTTTTTCTTGAGCGAAATATAACCAAGCTACTGCGGTAATCACCTCAAACTGAGTCGGTGAATCATCATTCGGGGAAATAGCAGCTTTAACTTCTTGCAATAATTTGCAAAATTCCTTAGAAGAAATTGGCTGTTGATTAATACAAATACGTTCTGTCCAATCAACCAAATGGGGGGAGATGTAGCGTCCTGTGCGATATCCTGCCTCCGTAAGAACCGAAGAAATATAGGCACAAACAGAACCTTTACCGTTAGTACCAGCAACATGAATTACCGGAACTTGATGATGGGGATTACCAAGATTTGCCAACAATTTTTGGCTGGCTTCAAGTCCCAAATGGATGCCAAACTTTTGCAAGGGTCGTAATAAGGAGTCGATATCCACAAAAGGTTAGTGGTTAGTGGGTAGAGACGCGATGTTCCTCGCGTCTGTACGTTAGTGGTTAGTAGTTAGTGGTTATGGGAAAAGGGAAAGGGAAAATATCAATGACTAATTACTTACTATCTACTATCTACTAACCACTAACAATTTAAATAATAAAACCGACTGCTCTAATGAAAAACAGTCGGTATCAGACTGATGATACTGAGTATATTTTATGCTTCTCTATTCAAAAAGCTTTGTACTTGTCTTAAAGCAGCAGCACCAATATTAAACAATGCCCAACCAGCTGCGATCGCAACTGGCGCTAATACGATAACTACACGCATATCTAAGTCCATATTTAATACTCCTCTTTTAAGTACAACTTAAAGTATTGTCAACACTTCTCATTTTTTTATTTTTAGCTGAAGTGGACAATTTTTCCCAACTAATATGTAAATATTCTTTACAAACTTAGTTAATTTCATTTGTTAGTTGTTGCTGGTTGGTAGTTAGTGGGTAGAGACGCGAGGAACATCGCGTCTCTACATTAGTGGTTGGTTGTTGATTGTTAGTAGTTATCGATTTACTACTCCTCACACTCCACCCTTACCTTAAGCCGCTACGCGTCTACACACCCCTCACACTCCCCATCACCCCTACCCTACGGGAAGCCTATGAGCGCACGGCAGATGACGCCACGTGCTTTATGCCGGGAAAGGAGTCCACCGCACTGCCTCGTCTACACCCCATCACCCTCAATGTACGCTAAAACCAATATCAGTCCCTTTCCCAGCATGGACTAAAGCTAACTTTTTGTAACGTTCAGCGTGTTCAATTAATTCTGCTGCCTGAGTGTCTGTGACTTGACGCAATACCTTTGCAGGAGTCCCAACAACTAGGGATTGAGGTGGTACATCTTTGGTGACGACTGCGCCAGCCCCTACAATGCTGCCAGCCCCGACTCTGACGCCATCTAAAATAATTGCCCCAATTCCTATTAAACTTCCACGTTCAATGTAGGCAGAATGTACCACAGCACGATGCCCTACGGTAACATGATCTTCTAAGATTGTGGGCTTACCCGGATCTCCGTGTAGAATTGCTCCATCTTGGATGTTGGTGCATTCGCCAATTTCAATCCGTTCTACATCTCCCCTAATGACTGCTCCATACCAAATGCTCACCCCTGCCGCTATATTTACTGAACCAATAACAACAGCGTTAGGTGCAACGAAAGCGGCTGGAGAAATATTAGGAGAAGACCAGTAGAAAGTGTTAGACACGATAGAATATGAATATGAATATGGTACTCAGGAACACTGGAAAATTTCCAACTTTGAAGGCTGGTTGCAAAACCAGAATATCATGGCTTCGAGCCTGTTCGCTGAGGCAGCAGTCAGTAAATACGCTTATGATGTGGCGCAGAAGTGTAACAAAAACCAACGTCACTGGTGAAGACAAAACCATTCTTCTTTTATGCACTTCATGATGAATCCAGGCTTGCAGTACCCAATATTTGGCCCTGAAATACAGTGTCCCCACTGCCGACAGACAATACCGGCACTGACACTGACAGATACCTATCTGTGTCCCCGTCATGGCGCGTTTGAAGCCAACCCCAAAACTGGAGAGTTGATTCATTTACAGTCTGGACGACATTGGCGCAGATGGAATGGAGAATGGTATCGGCAACATACCCATCCCGATGGCATTCGCTTTGAAATTCACGAAGCCCTAGACAAGTTATATACACAAGGTTATCGAGCAACACGGGTAATTATCGCTCGCCGCTATCTAGAGTTGATGAGTGGGTATTTAGAACGCAGCACTCCTTGGCGGGGAGGACAGTCGGAAGGGACTGCGGCACGATTATATGGTTTGCCAGTAGAGTTTAGCCCAGATTCCACAGAAGAACCCTGTTGGGAAGTAATTAATTTTGATTTGGAAAAAGAACCTGGCGTACCTGTGCGCTACCCTTATTTTCGATTGTTTGAATAATAGTTATTAGTTCGTTGTTGATAGTTAGTAGTTAGTAGTTAGTAGTTAGTGGTTAGTAGTTAGTGGTTAGTAGTTAGTGGTTAGTAGTTAGTGGTTAGTAGTTAGTGGTTAGTAGTTGGTTGTTGGTTATGGGGTATTCCCAATGACTAATAACCAATGCCCAATGCCCAATGCCCAATGCCCAATTACCAATTACCAATTACCAATTACCAATTACCAAATTATGCACCACGCTTCCATTCGTACCGCTAATATCCATAAAGCGATCGCCTTCTATGAACAACTAGGGTTTTCAGTTTGCGAACGCTTCACCACTGGTTATACTCTTGCTTGTTGGATGGAAGGACTAGGCGGCAGAATAGAGCTGATTCAAATACCAGAACCAAAACCAGCACCAGATGCATTTGCCGACGAACATTATGTAGGCTACTATCACTTATCTTTTGATCTGAGTGAAGTTACTCCCGATTTACCTAGCTACTTGACAAAATTAACAGAAACTTTTGCTCTTGCTGCACAAGAACAACCAGAATATCTACAACCACTCCAGGTTTTGTTAGAACCAACTCAACAGCAAATAGGCGATCGCGTTTATGAAGTCGCTTTTATTGCTGATGCTGACGGCTTACCCCTGGAATTAATTCGAGTTTTAGCAACACTTGGGGATAGGGGGTAGGTGATCGGGAATAGGGGAAAGGGGAAAGGTAAATAATTAGACTTGTCCCCCGTGTCCTCCTTGTCCTCCTTCCCCAAACAAAACTTCATCCTTCAGCTAGTTGTAAATTTATTACTTTCTCAGTAGAATATTCTTTCTCTGTAGTGTTGCTGAGGTAATAAAATCCCTAGCAGTAATACACTATAGTCATAGAAAAATTCTGTAATTTAATTTACAGATACATCAAGCAAATACATGTCTGTGTTTAACAAGTTGCATAGATATCGTCTTTCTATTTTTGTGTTGACTCTCTGGTTACTTGCGGTTTTGCTACTGAGTGATGGATCAGCTACTAGTCACACAACCGCAAATTTTGTCCGAGTAGAAACACTTAAAGAAAATGTTTTAAAAAGAACTAAAAAAAATTACGTGACAGAGAACGTTTCCCAGGCAGTACTGGAAAATGGTTTGATGGTGCTAACAAAGGAAGTCCATTCAGCACCAGTGGTATCAGTGCAGATGTGGTATAAGGTTGGCTCACGCAACGAACAACCAGGTGTAAATGGTATTGCCCATCAATTAGAACATATGATGTTCAAAGGCACAAAAAACCGTCCAATTCAATTTGGACGTTTGTTTAGTGCTTTAGGTAGCGATTCCAATGCTTTCACTAGCTATGACCAGACTGCATACTATAGCACCGCAGAACGTGATAAGCTCAACGCCCTGCTTATACTAGAAGCAGATAGAATGCAAAATGCTCTGATTGATGCACAGAAACTAGAAAGTGAAAAGCGGGTAGTGATTTCTGAGTTGCAAGGCTACGAAAATAGCCCAGAGTATCGCCTAAATCGTGCGGTGTTACAAACAGTATTTCCTGAACATCCTTATGGCTTACCTGTGGGTGGTACTAAAGTTGATGTTAAGAAATTTCAAGTTAAACAGGTACAAGAATACTATCAGAAATTCTACAGTCCCGATAATGCTGTTTTAGTAATTGTTGGTGATTTTGACACAGCCAAAACTCTCAAAGTTGTGAAAGATGTATTTGGGAAAATACAGAAAAGTCAACTGTCAGGTGTCAACAGTCAAGTTTTAAGCGTCAAGAGTCAAAAAGTTTCCCAATCTCCCATAGTATTACGCGAACCAGGGGCAAATGCACTGTTGCAAGCGATATATCCTTTACCAGATGTAAATCATCCTGATATACCAGCGTTAGATGTGATGGATTACATCTTGACAGAAGGACGGAATTCTCGACTTGATCAGGCATTGGTGGAATCTGGTATAGCAACTGATGTCACAGGTACGATTGTAAGTTTGCACGAAGCTGGTTGGTATGAATTGTCTGTGACTGCTGCACCTGGCAAAAATTTGAAAAAAATTGATACAGCGATGCAAAAGGCGATCGCATCACTTGCTGTGCAGGGAGCAAAAGGAGAAGAAGTGAATCGCGCCAAAGCACAGTTAGAAGCTGCTGTAATTTTGAATAACCGTGATATTACCAGTCAAGCGATGCAGCTAGGTAACGACCAGACAACAGCTGGTGATTACCGCTACACAGACCGCTATCTAGCAGCTATCCGTCGGGTAACAGCTACGGATGTGCAACGTGTCACAAATAAATATTTAAAGCAGAACGCACGTTTTGTTGGCAATTTTGAACCAACTCAAATCCAAGCATTAGAAAAGAGCGATACTAAATTACACTCTACACTGATCACTGAAAATTTCTCTGCTGATACATCAGAAGTAACTACCGAGGTGGCTAAATATTTGCCACCCCTAGACACAACAACAGTTCCCACCGACGTAACCCTAACTTTACCAGAGCAATTTAAATTATCTAATGGTCTAGAAGTATTGTTGTTGCAAGACAAGAGTACGCCAACAGTGACTTTGAGTGGCTATATAAAAGCTGGTAATGAATTTGACTCAGAAGCGAAAGCTGGACTAGCATCTCTTGTGGCAGAGAACTTGATGAACGGGACTAAAACCAGAGATGTGTTGGCGATCGCAAAAGCTTTGGATGAACGTGGCGCTAGTTTAGATTTTGAGTCTTATCGTGAAGGTGTAGAAATTCAAGGTAGCAGCTTGGCAGGAGACTTGCCTGTTGTTGTGCAAATCTTAGCAGATGTAGTCAAGAATCCGACTTTTCCCAGTAAAGAATTAGAACTGACTCGACAACAAGCTTTAACCAACTTGAAGGAGGAATTAGACGATCCTACAGAAGTTGCCAAAAGAACATTTGTGCAATCTGTGTATCCGAAAACTCATCCATTGCACAAATTTGCTACGCAAAAGAGTTTGCAGCGCATTCGTAGAGAAGATTTAGTTGCTTTTAAAACACAACACTACCGTCCAGATGCAATGGTACTGGCACTGGTAGGAGATTTTGACCCTCAACAAGTGCGATCGCTCATCGAAGCTGAATTTGGTAACTGGAAAGTTAGCGGTCAAGTTCCAAAATTAGCATACCCTGTAGTGTCAGTACCAGACAAAATTGTGCGTGTTAATCCGGTGTTGCCAGGTAAAGCCCAAGCTGTTACTTATATGGGTAGCACAGGGATTAATCGCCTAGATTCACGATATTATGCAGCTTTAGTATTAAATCAGATACTAGGCGGCGATACTCTATCTAGTAGGCTGGGGGTAGAAATACGCGATCGCCAAGGCTTGACCTACGGGATTTATAGCACCTTCCAAGTTGGGAAAAACGTCGGTATATTTTTGATTGAAATGCAAACAGCACCAGAAGACGCAACTCACGCCATCAACAGCACTCGCCGACTACTAGAAGAAATTCATCAGCAAGGTGTCACCCCTGAAGAATTGAAAACAGCAAAGCGCACCTTAATCAGTAACTACAATGTTTCGCTTGCTGATCCAGACGAATTGTCATACAGAATTTTGATGAATAAGGTTTACGAGTTAGATAAAGAAGAATTGCGCTCTTTTGTTAGTAAAATTGCCTCAGTTACCCTTGAGCAAGTCAATCAAGCAGGTCGTGAGTTACTTCATCCCGATAAAATTGTTGTGGTGACTGCTGGACCAAATATAGTAGCAGATGGTCATTAGTTATTGGTCAATGATTATTGGTCAATGGCCATTAGTCATTGATTAATATTTACGCCTAATGTGAATTAAACTATGGCAACAATCATGTTTTTATTATTGTTGACGCCCCCAAGGGCGGGCTTCCCGCAGGGTACACAGATGAACACAGATACACACCGATAATCTATCTGTGTTCATCTGTGTTCATCGGTGTTCGTTAATCAAATTAAATTCTGGGCAATTACCAAAAAACCTTATATTGCTTCTTCAATTCACATTAGGCGTTATTTACTACTTACAAAGGACAAATGACAAAAATATTCCTCAAGATTTTACAACCTATATGCGTTGTACTGGCGCTACTAAGTTTCACTATCCTCACAGCTACTCCAACAAAAGCAGCAAGCTTATCTGGGGATTTACTGAAGCAGTCACCTACAGAAATTACAGTTAGCCTCAGTAATTCTGCTAACGAACTGAAATATGAGCCAAATCAACTAGAATTTTTGGCAGGTAAACGTTATAAGTTGAAGCTGATCAATCCTAGTAATCAAAAGCACTACTTTACTGCCAAAGATTTTGCTGATGGAATTTGGACACAAAAAGTCGAAGCTGGCAAAGTAGAGGTAAAAGGAGCTATTCATGAAGTGGAACTGAAGCCAGGCGCTGAGGCTGAGTGGGTGTTTGTTCCGCTTAAGCCTGGTAAGTATGGCTTACGTTGTCCAATAGCAGGGCATGCTGAAGCTGGGATGACAGGAGATATTGTCATTCAGTGAACAGTTATCAGTATCAGTTATCAGTTGCTAACATGCCGATGATGTCATAGCGCGTACTGCGGAGGAACAGCACGTATGGAGAAGACAGGTTCAGACTTCTATGACGATGAGGCGGTTTTTGCAACATACATGAGCCATCGTCAACGTGTAGATACACCGAACGATACGCTGGAAAAGCCAGCGATTATGGATCTGATTGGATGCATTACTGGCAAACGTATCCTTGATCTGGGGTGTGGCGATGCGGCAATTGGACGAGAACTCCTCCATCACGGCGCTGCGAGCTACACTGGTATCGAAGGCTCGCACAGGATGGCTATCATTGCGACCAAGAAACATGATGACACAACAGGTCAGATTATTGAGCAAACGATTGAGAACTGGATCTATCCCCACGCAGCATTTGATCTGGTTATTGCACGACTTTCCCTGCATTATGTTGCTGACTTGGCAGCAATTTACACCCAGATATTCCACGCACTCACACCTGCGGGACTGTTTGTTTTTTCGGTAGAACATCCCGTGATCACTTCCTGTGACCGAGGCTGGACTTCTGGGACAGTCCGCCAAGATTGGGTTGTCGATGACTATTTTACTACCGGACTGCGAGTCACACATTGGCTTGGCGGCACGGTGCAAAAATATCACCGCACGGTCGAAGACTATTTTCATCTCCTCAAGGAAGCTGGATTTATCATTGAGGATCTGCGTGAAGCGCGTCCGCAACGCGAACACTTTCAAAACGTGCAAACCTACGAGAGACGAAAGCGTATTCCGCTGTTTTTGATTCTCGCGGCACGCAAGCCCGTCTAGCGAACCCTTGTATCTTAAATTTGTAGTGGTAGACTGTCGCACTTAAGGTGAAAAAGGCGGAAGTCAAAAGGTAAAAATACGTTAACTTAAAATATAGATACTATTTCTCAACTAACTTTAGCCTGCTCGTACAGTAGTTAATAGTTGCTTCAAACAACAAATAATGAACAACTAACAACTAAAAACGAAAAAAGAGCAAGGCGCAAATAACTACTTATTCCCCATGAACATTCTAAGTAACCTGCTTTCTCAACCAACTCAAAATAACCGTCCCAAAAGACAACGCAGAGGCATTGAAATTAAGTCGCCACGTGAAATTGAAATTATGCGGCAATCAGCCAAAATTGTGGCAACTGTGCTTAAAGAAATTTCTGAGTTGGTACAGCCAGGAATGACTACAGCTGACTTAGATGCTTATGCGGAAAAACGCATTCGAGAAATGGGTGCAACACCCAGCTTTAAAGGCTATCATGGTTTTCCTGGTTCTATTTGCTCTAGTATCAATAATGAAGTGGTGCATGGTATTCCTAGTAAAAAGAAAGTTATTCGATCTGGGGATGTTTTAAAAGTAGATACGGGAGCTTATTATGAAGGTTTTCATGGTGACTCTTGCATTACTATTGCTGTCGGTGAAGTCACTCCAGAAGCTGCGAGATTGATTCGCGTTGCCGAAGAAGCACTTTATAAAGGTATCGAACAGGTAAAAGCTGGAAATTACCTGATGGATATTGCAGGTGCAATTGAAGACCATGTGAAAGCTAACAAGTTAACCGTAGTTGAAGACTTTACGGGTCATGGTGTCGGTCGTAACCTCCACGAAGAACCTTCAGTGTTTAATTTCCGGAC
Above is a genomic segment from Fischerella sp. JS2 containing:
- a CDS encoding photosystem II protein Y, with product MDLDMRVVIVLAPVAIAAGWALFNIGAAALRQVQSFLNREA
- a CDS encoding gamma carbonic anhydrase family protein — encoded protein: MSNTFYWSSPNISPAAFVAPNAVVIGSVNIAAGVSIWYGAVIRGDVERIEIGECTNIQDGAILHGDPGKPTILEDHVTVGHRAVVHSAYIERGSLIGIGAIILDGVRVGAGSIVGAGAVVTKDVPPQSLVVGTPAKVLRQVTDTQAAELIEHAERYKKLALVHAGKGTDIGFSVH
- a CDS encoding TIGR02652 family protein produces the protein MNPGLQYPIFGPEIQCPHCRQTIPALTLTDTYLCPRHGAFEANPKTGELIHLQSGRHWRRWNGEWYRQHTHPDGIRFEIHEALDKLYTQGYRATRVIIARRYLELMSGYLERSTPWRGGQSEGTAARLYGLPVEFSPDSTEEPCWEVINFDLEKEPGVPVRYPYFRLFE
- a CDS encoding VOC family protein: MHHASIRTANIHKAIAFYEQLGFSVCERFTTGYTLACWMEGLGGRIELIQIPEPKPAPDAFADEHYVGYYHLSFDLSEVTPDLPSYLTKLTETFALAAQEQPEYLQPLQVLLEPTQQQIGDRVYEVAFIADADGLPLELIRVLATLGDRG
- a CDS encoding pitrilysin family protein, whose translation is MSVFNKLHRYRLSIFVLTLWLLAVLLLSDGSATSHTTANFVRVETLKENVLKRTKKNYVTENVSQAVLENGLMVLTKEVHSAPVVSVQMWYKVGSRNEQPGVNGIAHQLEHMMFKGTKNRPIQFGRLFSALGSDSNAFTSYDQTAYYSTAERDKLNALLILEADRMQNALIDAQKLESEKRVVISELQGYENSPEYRLNRAVLQTVFPEHPYGLPVGGTKVDVKKFQVKQVQEYYQKFYSPDNAVLVIVGDFDTAKTLKVVKDVFGKIQKSQLSGVNSQVLSVKSQKVSQSPIVLREPGANALLQAIYPLPDVNHPDIPALDVMDYILTEGRNSRLDQALVESGIATDVTGTIVSLHEAGWYELSVTAAPGKNLKKIDTAMQKAIASLAVQGAKGEEVNRAKAQLEAAVILNNRDITSQAMQLGNDQTTAGDYRYTDRYLAAIRRVTATDVQRVTNKYLKQNARFVGNFEPTQIQALEKSDTKLHSTLITENFSADTSEVTTEVAKYLPPLDTTTVPTDVTLTLPEQFKLSNGLEVLLLQDKSTPTVTLSGYIKAGNEFDSEAKAGLASLVAENLMNGTKTRDVLAIAKALDERGASLDFESYREGVEIQGSSLAGDLPVVVQILADVVKNPTFPSKELELTRQQALTNLKEELDDPTEVAKRTFVQSVYPKTHPLHKFATQKSLQRIRREDLVAFKTQHYRPDAMVLALVGDFDPQQVRSLIEAEFGNWKVSGQVPKLAYPVVSVPDKIVRVNPVLPGKAQAVTYMGSTGINRLDSRYYAALVLNQILGGDTLSSRLGVEIRDRQGLTYGIYSTFQVGKNVGIFLIEMQTAPEDATHAINSTRRLLEEIHQQGVTPEELKTAKRTLISNYNVSLADPDELSYRILMNKVYELDKEELRSFVSKIASVTLEQVNQAGRELLHPDKIVVVTAGPNIVADGH
- a CDS encoding cupredoxin domain-containing protein — translated: MTKIFLKILQPICVVLALLSFTILTATPTKAASLSGDLLKQSPTEITVSLSNSANELKYEPNQLEFLAGKRYKLKLINPSNQKHYFTAKDFADGIWTQKVEAGKVEVKGAIHEVELKPGAEAEWVFVPLKPGKYGLRCPIAGHAEAGMTGDIVIQ
- a CDS encoding class I SAM-dependent methyltransferase, with protein sequence MEKTGSDFYDDEAVFATYMSHRQRVDTPNDTLEKPAIMDLIGCITGKRILDLGCGDAAIGRELLHHGAASYTGIEGSHRMAIIATKKHDDTTGQIIEQTIENWIYPHAAFDLVIARLSLHYVADLAAIYTQIFHALTPAGLFVFSVEHPVITSCDRGWTSGTVRQDWVVDDYFTTGLRVTHWLGGTVQKYHRTVEDYFHLLKEAGFIIEDLREARPQREHFQNVQTYERRKRIPLFLILAARKPV
- the map gene encoding type I methionyl aminopeptidase translates to MNILSNLLSQPTQNNRPKRQRRGIEIKSPREIEIMRQSAKIVATVLKEISELVQPGMTTADLDAYAEKRIREMGATPSFKGYHGFPGSICSSINNEVVHGIPSKKKVIRSGDVLKVDTGAYYEGFHGDSCITIAVGEVTPEAARLIRVAEEALYKGIEQVKAGNYLMDIAGAIEDHVKANKLTVVEDFTGHGVGRNLHEEPSVFNFRTHDMPNVKLRAGMTLAIEPILNAGSKYTRILADRWTAVTVDNALSAQFEHTVLVTETGYEILTDRSLV